The Brassica napus cultivar Da-Ae chromosome C7, Da-Ae, whole genome shotgun sequence genome has a segment encoding these proteins:
- the LOC106432753 gene encoding 60S ribosomal protein L6, mitochondrial: MEAKFFRFLKIVGVGYKARAEEAGRFLYLKLGYSHEVELAVPPAVRVFCFKNNVVCCTGIDKDRVHQFAATVRSCKPPEVYKGKGIMYVDEVVKKKVGKKSK; encoded by the coding sequence ATGGAGGCAAAATTCTTTAGGTTCTTGAAGATTGTTGGAGTTGGATACAAAGCCAGAGCTGAGGAAGCAGGGCGTTTCTTATACCTTAAGCTGGGTTACAGTCACGAAGTCGAACTCGCGGTTCCTCCTGCTGTTCGTGTCTTCTGTTTCAAGAACAATGTGGTTTGCTGCACTGGAATCGACAAGGACAGGGTGCACCAGTTTGCTGCCACAGTCAGGAGTTGCAAACCTCCTGAAGTTTACAAGGGAAAAGGCATCATGTATGTCGACGAAGTTGTTAAGAAGAAGGTTGGAAAGAAGTCGAAATGA